From a region of the Helicobacter hepaticus ATCC 51449 genome:
- the rplP gene encoding 50S ribosomal protein L16, with the protein MLMPKRTKYRKQMKGRNRGKSFRGANLAFGDIGIKAIEHGRIDSRQIESARIAMTRHIKRAGKVWIRVFPDKPLTAKPLETRMGKGKGGVEKWVMNIKPGRLIYEMAGIDEALAREALALAQSKLPFKTKIITSESENEIY; encoded by the coding sequence ATGTTAATGCCAAAAAGAACAAAATATAGAAAGCAGATGAAAGGGCGCAATCGCGGTAAATCGTTCCGTGGCGCAAATCTGGCTTTTGGTGATATTGGAATTAAAGCAATAGAGCACGGGCGCATTGATTCTCGTCAGATAGAATCTGCTCGTATTGCAATGACTCGGCATATCAAAAGAGCAGGTAAAGTTTGGATTCGTGTATTCCCTGATAAACCATTAACTGCAAAGCCTCTTGAAACAAGAATGGGTAAGGGTAAAGGTGGTGTAGAAAAGTGGGTAATGAATATTAAGCCCGGTCGTTTGATTTATGAGATGGCAGGGATTGATGAAGCTTTGGCGAGAGAGGCTTTAGCTTTAGCTCAAAGTAAGCTTCCTTTTAAAACTAAAATCATAACCAGCGAGAGTGAAAATGAAATTTATTGA
- the rpmC gene encoding 50S ribosomal protein L29, with product MKFIDLKDKDIAELQKMLKEKKSLLFEKRLQLKTMQLTNPSEIKVIRKDIARINTALSAKKD from the coding sequence ATGAAATTTATTGATTTGAAAGACAAGGACATTGCAGAATTGCAAAAAATGTTGAAGGAAAAAAAATCGTTGCTTTTTGAAAAAAGATTGCAGCTAAAGACAATGCAGCTTACTAATCCAAGCGAAATTAAGGTTATTCGCAAGGATATTGCAAGAATCAATACAGCCTTAAGTGCAAAGAAGGATTAG
- the rpsQ gene encoding 30S ribosomal protein S17, with product MSEKQAHTRVIQGKVISQAGNKSIVILVERKVVHSKYRKIVKRFKKYTIHDENQSAKIGDVVSAIECKPISKTKAFRFKEIITAGVEL from the coding sequence ATGAGTGAAAAACAAGCGCATACAAGAGTAATTCAAGGTAAAGTCATCAGTCAAGCGGGAAATAAAAGTATAGTAATTTTGGTAGAGCGGAAAGTTGTTCATAGCAAATATCGTAAGATTGTAAAACGTTTTAAAAAATATACTATACACGATGAGAATCAAAGTGCAAAAATTGGCGATGTGGTAAGTGCCATTGAATGTAAGCCTATTTCTAAAACGAAAGCTTTTAGGTTTAAAGAAATTATTACTGCAGGAGTAGAGCTATGA
- the rplN gene encoding 50S ribosomal protein L14, with protein MIQSFTRLSVADNSGAKEIMCIKILGGSHRRYARVGDVIVASVKKAIPNGKVKKGQVVKAVVVRTKKEIHRENGSLVRFDDNAAVILDAKKEPIGTRIFGPVSREVRYANFMKIVSLAPEVL; from the coding sequence ATGATACAAAGTTTTACAAGATTAAGCGTTGCAGATAATAGCGGTGCAAAAGAGATTATGTGCATTAAGATTCTAGGCGGAAGTCATAGAAGATATGCACGTGTAGGTGATGTCATTGTGGCATCTGTGAAAAAAGCTATTCCAAATGGCAAGGTAAAAAAGGGGCAGGTTGTTAAGGCGGTAGTTGTGCGAACAAAAAAAGAGATTCATAGAGAAAATGGCTCTTTAGTGCGCTTTGATGATAATGCGGCGGTGATTCTTGATGCGAAGAAAGAACCCATTGGCACGAGAATCTTTGGACCAGTAAGTAGAGAAGTGCGATACGCGAATTTTATGAAAATAGTATCGTTAGCTCCGGAGGTGTTATAG
- the rplX gene encoding 50S ribosomal protein L24 — MAKFKIKKGDMVQVIAGDDKGKKAKVLQVLPKQAQVIVEGCKVVKKAIKVSEKNPKGGFVSKEMPMSISNVKKAEGDN; from the coding sequence GTGGCAAAGTTTAAGATTAAAAAAGGCGATATGGTGCAAGTTATCGCAGGAGATGATAAGGGCAAGAAAGCAAAAGTGTTGCAAGTATTGCCAAAGCAAGCACAAGTTATTGTAGAGGGTTGTAAAGTTGTTAAAAAAGCAATCAAGGTAAGTGAAAAGAATCCCAAAGGTGGCTTTGTATCTAAGGAAATGCCAATGAGTATTTCAAATGTGAAAAAAGCGGAAGGAGATAACTAA
- the rplE gene encoding 50S ribosomal protein L5: protein MFALREKYKNEIISQLKSELNMSNPMLLPKLEKIVISVGAGDYAKDSKIMQNIADTISLIAGQKAVITLAKKSVAGFKMREGMPMGVKVTLRGKMMYNFLEKLIVIALPRVKDFRGLKRNGFDGRGNYSFGLNEQLMFPEVVYDDIMVTHGMNITIVTSTHSDKEAFKLLELLGMPFAKGR, encoded by the coding sequence ATGTTTGCTTTAAGAGAAAAATATAAAAACGAAATTATCTCTCAGCTTAAAAGTGAGCTTAATATGAGCAATCCTATGTTGTTGCCAAAGCTTGAAAAAATTGTTATTAGCGTAGGTGCAGGCGATTATGCAAAAGATTCAAAAATTATGCAAAATATCGCTGATACCATTTCGCTTATTGCGGGGCAAAAGGCTGTTATTACTTTGGCAAAGAAATCGGTAGCAGGTTTTAAGATGCGTGAAGGTATGCCTATGGGAGTGAAAGTAACTCTTCGTGGCAAGATGATGTATAATTTCCTTGAAAAACTTATTGTTATTGCTTTACCACGTGTAAAGGACTTTAGAGGTTTAAAACGTAATGGATTTGATGGGCGTGGGAATTATAGCTTTGGCTTAAATGAACAGCTTATGTTTCCTGAAGTGGTATATGATGATATTATGGTAACTCATGGTATGAATATTACGATTGTAACTTCTACTCATAGTGATAAAGAGGCGTTTAAGTTGCTTGAGCTTCTTGGTATGCCTTTTGCGAAAGGACGATAA
- a CDS encoding type Z 30S ribosomal protein S14, with amino-acid sequence MAKKSIIAKSKRKAKFSARAYTRCQVCGRPHSVYRDFGLCRVCLRKMGNEGLIPGLRKASW; translated from the coding sequence ATGGCAAAAAAATCAATTATTGCAAAGTCAAAGAGAAAGGCAAAATTTAGTGCAAGAGCATATACAAGATGTCAGGTATGTGGGCGACCACATTCTGTTTATCGCGACTTTGGGTTGTGTAGAGTATGTTTGAGAAAAATGGGCAATGAAGGTTTAATACCCGGTCTTCGTAAGGCAAGTTGGTAA
- the rpsH gene encoding 30S ribosomal protein S8, with translation MVNDIIADSLTRIRNASMRRLEVTTLYYAKIVVSIVEVFKTKGFIKDYKVNDKDGKRSIMVQLAYDEQGKSAINEIKRISKPGRRVYKARSELKRFKNGYGTIVVSTSKGVVANDEAYKANVGGEALCSIW, from the coding sequence ATGGTAAATGATATTATTGCAGATTCTTTAACGAGAATTCGTAATGCCTCTATGAGGCGATTAGAAGTTACAACGTTGTATTATGCGAAAATCGTTGTTTCAATTGTAGAAGTGTTTAAGACAAAGGGCTTTATCAAAGATTATAAGGTAAATGATAAAGATGGAAAGCGCTCTATTATGGTGCAACTTGCTTATGATGAGCAAGGCAAAAGTGCTATCAATGAAATTAAACGCATTAGTAAGCCTGGACGCCGTGTTTATAAGGCTAGAAGCGAATTAAAGCGTTTTAAAAATGGCTATGGCACAATAGTAGTGAGCACAAGTAAAGGCGTGGTTGCCAATGACGAAGCTTATAAGGCAAATGTCGGTGGCGAAGCGCTTTGCAGTATATGGTAG
- the rplF gene encoding 50S ribosomal protein L6 has translation MSRVGKKPINIPKGVEVSVQGSKILFKGAKEQKELETYGRVQIHLQDGTLSFACVDSQAQSRAYWGTYRALANNIIVGLSQGFTKVLEINGVGYKANISGKNLEMALGFSHPVIYPIPAGVEMSVDKNTITIKGADKQQIGQIAAEIRKFRPPEPYKGKGIKYSDEMIVRKAGKTSKK, from the coding sequence ATGTCAAGAGTTGGAAAAAAACCTATTAACATTCCAAAGGGTGTTGAAGTATCTGTGCAAGGAAGTAAAATCCTCTTTAAGGGTGCTAAAGAGCAAAAAGAGCTTGAAACTTATGGGCGTGTCCAAATTCATTTGCAAGATGGAACATTAAGTTTTGCTTGTGTTGATTCTCAAGCTCAATCTCGTGCATATTGGGGGACTTATCGCGCATTGGCAAATAATATTATTGTGGGACTAAGTCAGGGTTTTACAAAGGTGTTAGAAATTAATGGCGTAGGGTATAAAGCTAATATTAGCGGAAAGAATCTTGAGATGGCTCTAGGATTTTCTCACCCTGTGATTTATCCTATTCCTGCGGGCGTTGAAATGAGTGTAGATAAGAATACAATCACCATTAAAGGCGCTGATAAGCAACAAATAGGGCAAATCGCAGCTGAGATTCGAAAATTTAGACCGCCAGAGCCTTATAAGGGTAAAGGTATTAAATACAGCGACGAAATGATTGTTCGCAAAGCTGGTAAAACTTCTAAAAAATAG
- the rplR gene encoding 50S ribosomal protein L18 — MTDKVLKRKQLLKVKRKLRTRGKIFGRADKPRVSVFKSNKYFYAQAINDELGVTLASVDGKKLGLGNNKENAKQIANEFATSLKKAKITEVVFDRNGYLYHGVVAAFADTLRENGIKL, encoded by the coding sequence ATGACAGATAAAGTATTAAAACGAAAACAGCTTCTTAAAGTAAAAAGAAAGCTTCGAACACGAGGGAAAATTTTTGGTAGAGCTGACAAGCCACGTGTAAGCGTGTTTAAATCCAATAAATATTTTTATGCGCAAGCTATCAATGATGAGTTGGGTGTAACGCTTGCAAGTGTTGATGGCAAAAAGCTTGGTTTAGGAAATAATAAAGAGAACGCAAAGCAAATTGCTAATGAATTTGCAACTTCACTTAAAAAGGCTAAGATTACAGAGGTGGTCTTTGATAGAAATGGATACCTTTATCACGGGGTTGTAGCAGCATTTGCTGATACTTTACGTGAAAATGGCATAAAGTTATAA
- the rpsE gene encoding 30S ribosomal protein S5 — protein sequence MEINREEFSEVVVNIGRVTKVVKGGRRFRFNALVVVGNKNGLVGFGLGKAKEVPDAIKKAIDDAFKNIIKVNIKGTTIAHDIEHKYNASRILLKPASEGTGVIAGGSTRPVIELAGIKDILTKSLGSNNPYNVVRATIDALARIKA from the coding sequence ATGGAAATCAATAGAGAAGAATTTAGCGAAGTGGTTGTAAATATCGGTAGAGTTACAAAGGTTGTTAAAGGTGGGCGTAGATTCCGTTTTAATGCACTTGTAGTTGTAGGTAATAAAAATGGACTTGTTGGTTTTGGACTTGGTAAAGCTAAAGAAGTGCCTGATGCGATTAAAAAAGCTATTGATGATGCGTTTAAAAACATTATCAAAGTGAATATTAAAGGCACAACAATTGCCCACGATATTGAGCATAAGTATAATGCAAGTAGAATCTTATTAAAACCAGCAAGTGAAGGAACAGGTGTTATTGCGGGTGGCTCTACGCGTCCTGTTATTGAACTTGCAGGAATTAAAGATATTTTGACAAAATCGCTTGGTTCAAATAACCCTTATAATGTAGTGCGCGCAACAATTGATGCACTTGCGAGAATCAAAGCTTAA
- the rplO gene encoding 50S ribosomal protein L15, whose amino-acid sequence MLEKIKPANGSVRKIKRIGRGQGSGMGKTSTRGGKGQTARSGYKAKRGFEGGQQPLQRRLPKIGFSSRVQKPIVINVDKTHIFDSLSEINMEVLRTHFSIPKNVVKVKLIGKKAKALMSKIKDECIKTSGSKE is encoded by the coding sequence ATGCTAGAAAAAATTAAACCAGCAAATGGAAGCGTAAGAAAAATTAAACGCATAGGGCGAGGACAAGGGAGTGGTATGGGTAAAACCTCTACTAGAGGTGGTAAAGGACAAACTGCACGTAGTGGTTATAAAGCAAAAAGAGGATTTGAAGGAGGACAGCAACCGCTTCAAAGACGTTTGCCAAAAATTGGTTTTAGCTCACGTGTTCAAAAGCCTATTGTCATTAATGTTGATAAAACACATATTTTTGATTCTCTAAGTGAAATCAATATGGAAGTGTTACGAACACATTTTAGTATTCCTAAGAATGTAGTGAAAGTAAAGCTTATTGGGAAAAAAGCAAAAGCTTTGATGTCTAAAATTAAAGATGAGTGCATTAAAACAAGTGGAAGCAAAGAATGA